The genomic interval atatataaataaaaagtgacccatgaatttctcaaaaattattttatttttattaataaatcattttatttttaatataaataaaaagtcacccatgaatttctcataaaacaagaattcggttatatagacacactttatatagaatatatatatatataaatatatataataaatgtaccatttatttttacaaatatatatatatgtagttaCCTAACTCTGCATGAAGTTTTATTCTTGAAGATATGTTGTACAGGTGAAGTTTTTCTGTAGAGAGCTAGAAAAATCAGACAActgtgatataatttttttttattatttatatattttatttttatttttcattatttctattcaaaaaaaaaaatgaaagttgCTTCACACAGCACCAAAAAGTTTGTCTCCAATTTCCAGCCCTTAACCTTGATCAGGCAGGGAAAGCATATTATTGCTCAGCCAAAGAACATTTACAACAAAATGCGATGGAGGGCACCCATTAATTACCATAAAAATAGTACTAGTACTACTACTATCGCTTCTTCTTCATCCTTTAATGAAGAGGAGATGTTGAGGTCTTCAGACTCTGTCGATGGAGAAGAATCGTTGCTCGCTGGAAAACTATCTGACGGAGGACTTCCAGGCTCAGAGAGCACAGAAGTTCCGAAAGGGTATGTAGTAGTCTACGTGGGGCCTGAGCTGAGGAGGTTTTTGATTCCCACGAGTTGCTTGTCAATGCCAGATTTTAGGGGTTTGATGGATAAAACCGCTGAGGAGTATGGTTTTGAGCAAGAGGGTGCAATAGAGATCCCTTGTGATGAACAAGATTTCCAAACATTTTTGTGCAAATGTCTGTCTTCTAaggataagaaaaaaaatgccaAAAAGGCTTGAGGGCAACCAATAACCTCAATCAACCTTACTAAGTAATGTGCTCAATTTGAACCTCACGATTTGTTTTTCACTACTAATCCTCTTCATTTGCGTGTTTCAACAGAGTATGGCCCTGCTTGTATAATGAATGTaagaatatgtatatatatactagataaaTGTTGCGTGGCGAGTCATGtattgttagttttatttaagattttgtattttttttacgtGCATTACACATATGCTTAGTTTAATATAATgttaaacttattattttttaatttcatatgtaagtaataaataatatttgatGTTGTCCATTCTCGGTCTCTTGCTGGAACAGGTCTGCCGTGTCTCTCTCGTCTTCAAATTGCACCAGTTTTTTCGACTGGTTTGCTGAAAACTGGTCTCGGCATGGTGGAGATTATATAGCAGAAATCCTAATGGTAAGTTGGTCT from Cannabis sativa cultivar Pink pepper isolate KNU-18-1 chromosome 4, ASM2916894v1, whole genome shotgun sequence carries:
- the LOC133036688 gene encoding protein SMALL AUXIN UP-REGULATED RNA 51-like, whose translation is MKVASHSTKKFVSNFQPLTLIRQGKHIIAQPKNIYNKMRWRAPINYHKNSTSTTTIASSSSFNEEEMLRSSDSVDGEESLLAGKLSDGGLPGSESTEVPKGYVVVYVGPELRRFLIPTSCLSMPDFRGLMDKTAEEYGFEQEGAIEIPCDEQDFQTFLCKCLSSKDKKKNAKKA